From the Lathyrus oleraceus cultivar Zhongwan6 chromosome 4, CAAS_Psat_ZW6_1.0, whole genome shotgun sequence genome, one window contains:
- the LOC127076661 gene encoding uncharacterized protein LOC127076661: protein MSNNFNFFLLHFLFSLLLPPLVFSHTHGNPASEIVDIINKNRTDQKLPNLNDTPGLGCMALQYIELCKGNCTDNNVVNCKPPEDDFTEVFAPNCGVELPTFGTITGHIVGCQKNYLEPSLAFSRILIKDKRSLSLLRNKSHSEVGVGLVGAHKGPFFWCVLFGNGKANTTFVLENRGAGIKQKQGCYSGSNTPCSEGKKHDVPFFNLFMFYVFILLFKLL, encoded by the exons ATGAGTAACAACTTCAACTTCTTTCTGCTTCACTTTCTCTTTTCTCTCTTGTTGCCACCTCTTGTCTTCTCCCACACACATG GAAACCCTGCAAGCGAAATTGTCGACATTATAAACAAGAATAGAACAGATCAAAAGCTTCCTAACTTGAATGACACTCCTGGTTTAGGGTGTATGGCCTTACAATATATAGAATTATGCAAAGGGAACTGCACTGATAACAACGTCGTAAACTGCAAACCTCCCGAAGACGATTTCACCGAAGTCTTTGCCCCTAACTGCGGCGTAGAGTTACCTACTTTTGGTACCATAACCGGACACATTGTTGGCTGTCAAAAAAACTACCTTGAACCGTCACTAGCATTTTCTCGAATCCTCATCAAAGATAAGAGATCTCTGTCTCTTTTGAGAAACAAATCACATTCTGAAGTTGGAGTAGGCCTTGTTGGAGCTCATAAAGGACCTTTcttttggtgtgttttgtttggtAATGGAAAAGCTAACACTACGTTTGTGCTTGAGAATCGCGGTGCCGGGATCAAACAGAAACAAGGGTGTTATAGTGGAAGCAATACTCCATGCAGTGAAGGGAAGAAACATGATGTTCCATTttttaacttgtttatgttttaTGTGTTTATTCTGCTGTTTAAACTTTTGTGA
- the LOC127076662 gene encoding E3 ubiquitin-protein ligase ATL4, whose amino-acid sequence MDTVTPPSHYRSSPLHKISPGILIIVTVVAITVIVSLAIYFLLRHLHCNCLRRVSANPYPTIILSPPSPRFSVGIPPSVIDSLPLFPYSSISRRSSAVTAADCAVCLSKFRNSDLLRSLPLCCHTFHAECIDTWLRSNLSCPLCRSSILPSPSYSDLMKISSDSFRFEIGNVSRRETNPESVGDARSHTIGSFEYYVEEPSEVTVGGNVGSGYWMRAISWRRYVS is encoded by the coding sequence ATGGATACAGTTACACCACCATCACATTACCGTTCTTCTCCGTTACATAAAATCAGTCCCGGCATTCTCATTATCGTTACGGTTGTTGCCATCACAGTTATCGTTTCTCTTGCTATCTATTTCCTTCTCCGTCACCTCCACTGTAACTGTCTCCGCCGTGTCTCCGCCAATCCATATCCGACAATCATTTTATCGCCTCCCAGCCCGAGATTCTCAGTGGGAATACCTCCTTCAGTCATTGACTCCTTGCCTCTGTTCCCGTACTCCTCAATATCTCGCCGATCCTCCGCCGTCACCGCTGCTGACTGTGCAGTATGCTTGTCAAAGTTCCGCAACAGCGACCTCCTCCGTTCTCTTCCTCTCTGTTGTCACACCTTCCACGCTGAATGCATCGACACATGGCTCCGTTCAAATCTCTCGTGTCCCCTCTGCCGCTCTTCCATATTACCTTCTCCTTCTTATTCCGACCTCATGAAGATTTCCTCCGACAGTTTCCGATTTGAAATAGGAAATGTGAGCCGGCGAGAAACCAATCCCGAATCAGTCGGCGACGCAAGGTCACATACCATTGGATCATTCGAGTATTATGTAGAGGAGCCATCAGAAGTAACCGTCGGTGGAAATGTAGGAAGTGGATACTGGATGAGGGCTATATCTTGGCGTCGCTACGTGTCGTAG